The following coding sequences are from one Pseudonocardia sp. HH130630-07 window:
- a CDS encoding TerC family protein — protein MNVPLWVWLVTIAAFVVVIGADLWLNDHKPHAVTLGEVTRWVAFYVALAVAFGIGLWFVVGGTFAGEFFAGYLTEYSLSVDNLFVFLIIMSAFKVPVIHQHRVLLVGIVIALLMRSIFIAAGAAVINEFSWVFYLFAAFLVYTAVSLVKQAAGGDDEEWEEGRLLRWVRKAFPVTDDYHGAKTTVKIDGKRWLTPMLIVMIAIGVTDIMFALDSIPAIFGLTQEAYLVFTANAFALMGLRQLYFLLGGLLNKLVFLSYGLAVLLAFIGVKLALHAMHENDLPFLNGGQPLPVPEIGIGLSLSVIIGVLAITTIASLVAVRIKPELAEQSSAITAPPLARTKEEAARIVAEDEKADHHVAKPDEEHATGRSGE, from the coding sequence GTGAACGTCCCCCTGTGGGTCTGGCTGGTCACGATCGCGGCGTTCGTCGTGGTGATCGGTGCCGACCTCTGGTTGAACGACCACAAGCCGCACGCCGTCACCCTCGGCGAGGTCACCCGCTGGGTGGCGTTCTACGTGGCGCTCGCCGTCGCGTTCGGGATCGGTCTCTGGTTCGTCGTCGGCGGCACCTTCGCGGGTGAGTTCTTCGCCGGCTACCTCACCGAGTACTCGTTGTCGGTCGACAACCTGTTCGTCTTCCTCATCATCATGTCGGCGTTCAAGGTGCCGGTCATCCACCAGCACCGGGTGCTGCTGGTCGGGATCGTCATCGCGCTGCTCATGCGCAGCATCTTCATCGCGGCCGGCGCCGCGGTGATCAACGAGTTCAGCTGGGTCTTCTACCTGTTCGCCGCGTTCCTGGTCTACACCGCGGTCTCGCTGGTGAAGCAGGCCGCCGGGGGCGACGACGAGGAGTGGGAGGAGGGCAGGCTGCTGCGCTGGGTGCGCAAGGCCTTCCCGGTCACCGACGACTACCACGGCGCCAAGACCACGGTGAAGATCGACGGCAAGCGCTGGCTGACCCCGATGCTGATCGTCATGATCGCGATCGGCGTCACCGACATCATGTTCGCGCTCGACTCGATCCCGGCGATCTTCGGCCTGACCCAGGAGGCCTACCTCGTCTTCACCGCGAACGCGTTCGCGCTGATGGGGCTGCGCCAGCTGTACTTCCTGCTCGGTGGCCTGCTGAACAAGCTGGTCTTCCTGTCCTACGGCCTCGCCGTGCTGCTGGCGTTCATCGGCGTCAAGCTCGCCCTGCACGCCATGCACGAGAACGACCTGCCGTTCCTCAACGGCGGGCAGCCGCTCCCGGTGCCCGAGATCGGGATCGGGCTGTCGCTGAGCGTCATCATCGGCGTGCTCGCGATCACGACGATCGCCAGCCTGGTCGCGGTGCGGATCAAGCCGGAGCTGGCCGAGCAGAGCAGCGCCATCACCGCGCCGCCGCTGGCCAGGACCAAGGAGGAGGCCGCGCGGATCGTGGCCGAGGACGAGAAGGCCGACCACCACGTGGCGAAGCCCGACGAGGAGCACGCGACGGGCCGGTCCGGCGAGTAG
- a CDS encoding metallophosphoesterase family protein, translating to MVLISDTHFPARGGAHDGGLPGPVWDAVDAADVVVHAGDWCTTELLDRVEARAARLVACWGNNDGDDLRSRLPGTARVVIDGVRMAVTHETGAKQGRENRALRAHPDTDLLVFGHSHIPWDTAAGGLRLLNPGSPTDRRRMPTHTWMTLVLDGGRIGDVVLHHLEG from the coding sequence CTGGTCCTGATCTCCGACACCCACTTCCCGGCCCGGGGCGGCGCGCACGACGGCGGCCTCCCCGGGCCGGTGTGGGACGCGGTCGACGCCGCCGACGTCGTCGTGCACGCCGGGGACTGGTGCACGACCGAGCTGCTCGACCGGGTCGAGGCCCGCGCCGCCCGGCTCGTCGCCTGCTGGGGCAACAACGACGGCGACGACCTGCGCTCCCGGCTGCCCGGGACGGCGCGGGTGGTGATCGACGGCGTCCGGATGGCCGTCACCCACGAGACCGGGGCGAAGCAGGGCCGGGAGAACCGGGCGCTGCGTGCCCACCCGGACACCGACCTGCTGGTGTTCGGGCACTCGCACATCCCGTGGGACACCGCGGCCGGCGGGCTCCGCCTGCTCAACCCGGGCTCGCCCACCGACCGCAGGCGGATGCCCACCCACACCTGGATGACCCTGGTGCTGGACGGCGGCCGGATCGGCGACGTCGTCCTGCACCACCTGGAGGGCTAG
- a CDS encoding FKBP-type peptidyl-prolyl cis-trans isomerase produces MTAPQKPAVEIVDGPLPTELVAEDLNPGEGPEAKPGDTVAVHYVGVSQSTGREFDNSYDRGQPLRFGLGAGQVISGWDTGVVGMKVGGRRRLVIPPHLGYGAQGAGGVIAPNETLVFVCDLVGVN; encoded by the coding sequence GTGACCGCACCGCAGAAGCCCGCCGTCGAGATCGTCGACGGCCCGCTGCCCACCGAACTGGTCGCCGAGGACCTGAACCCCGGCGAGGGCCCCGAGGCCAAGCCCGGTGACACCGTCGCCGTGCACTACGTCGGGGTCTCCCAGTCCACCGGCCGCGAGTTCGACAACTCCTACGACCGGGGCCAGCCGCTGCGCTTCGGCCTCGGCGCCGGCCAGGTCATCTCCGGCTGGGACACCGGCGTCGTCGGCATGAAGGTCGGCGGGCGCCGCCGGCTGGTCATCCCGCCGCACCTGGGCTACGGGGCGCAGGGCGCCGGTGGCGTGATCGCCCCGAACGAGACCCTGGTCTTCGTCTGCGACCTGGTGGGCGTGAACTGA
- a CDS encoding SMI1/KNR4 family protein, producing MTEPATRAAWAAWLAALDDAGLPGAANTRPPAGPSEVAAAEQVFGRPFPDELRATYLLHDGQWNDHPRSPGYKPERMTSLFPATYRMLPLAEAAAQYRDWLQVVEMVGHEHVTVRAGDPVRAHYWDPGWWPLAVDGGGNALVVDTVPEPGGDPGQIVVAGPDEDERRRVGRGLVDYLGRLTASVLPVPEVHDGDDRPVYLFWDLPQLR from the coding sequence GTGACCGAGCCCGCCACCCGCGCAGCCTGGGCCGCCTGGCTCGCCGCCCTCGACGACGCCGGGCTCCCCGGTGCGGCGAACACCCGTCCGCCGGCGGGACCGTCCGAGGTCGCGGCGGCCGAGCAGGTGTTCGGCCGGCCGTTCCCGGACGAGCTGCGGGCCACCTACCTGCTGCACGACGGGCAGTGGAACGACCACCCGAGGTCACCCGGGTACAAGCCGGAGCGGATGACCAGCCTGTTCCCCGCGACCTACCGGATGCTCCCGCTGGCCGAGGCCGCCGCCCAGTACCGGGACTGGCTGCAGGTGGTCGAGATGGTCGGGCACGAGCACGTGACCGTCCGTGCGGGCGATCCGGTGCGCGCGCACTACTGGGACCCCGGCTGGTGGCCGCTCGCCGTCGACGGCGGCGGCAACGCGCTGGTGGTGGACACGGTGCCGGAGCCGGGCGGGGACCCCGGGCAGATCGTCGTCGCCGGGCCGGACGAGGACGAGCGCCGCCGGGTCGGTCGCGGTCTCGTCGACTACCTCGGGCGGCTGACGGCGTCGGTCCTTCCGGTCCCCGAGGTGCACGACGGCGACGACCGGCCGGTGTACCTGTTCTGGGACCTCCCGCAGCTGCGCTGA
- a CDS encoding sodium:calcium antiporter: protein MDDREVDPAMSALTSVLVFAAGAALLIYSAEKLITYLVGAARGLAVSVFLLAVIFTGIEFDDLVFGVALNVEGLEDVALGVVFGTVISMVGVVLALAALLVPCRVDVPRDYLVLFAVSPVVLVGLALVGEIGTGIAILLVALFVAFVAYVAVRERSRAVPVFRDTEIGGSPGTGDMEITSKRHLPGWALLGLAVLALAGLVVGAWVMTEGTEGILDEFGIAGTVFGATIATLVLTLEDVFLTVEPARRGTPLIGIGNVIGSVVFSVTAKLGIIVLAGGGIEVTPDVFVWHLPALVLLVAFSTYALWTGRLRRWHGVVLLAAYVVYWIVSFVVFGVVPADDD, encoded by the coding sequence GTGGACGACAGGGAGGTCGACCCGGCGATGAGCGCGCTGACATCCGTTCTCGTCTTCGCGGCGGGTGCCGCGCTGCTGATCTACAGCGCGGAGAAGCTGATCACCTACCTGGTCGGCGCCGCGCGCGGGCTCGCCGTCTCGGTGTTCCTGCTCGCGGTGATCTTCACCGGGATCGAGTTCGACGATCTCGTCTTCGGCGTCGCGCTGAACGTCGAGGGACTGGAGGACGTCGCGCTCGGCGTCGTCTTCGGCACCGTGATCTCGATGGTCGGCGTGGTGCTGGCGCTGGCCGCGCTGCTGGTGCCGTGCCGGGTCGACGTCCCGCGCGACTATCTCGTGCTGTTCGCGGTGTCGCCGGTGGTGCTGGTCGGGCTCGCGCTGGTCGGGGAGATCGGCACCGGGATCGCGATCCTGCTCGTCGCGCTGTTCGTCGCGTTCGTGGCCTACGTCGCGGTGCGGGAGCGGAGCCGGGCGGTGCCGGTCTTCCGGGACACCGAGATCGGTGGCTCGCCGGGTACCGGGGACATGGAGATCACCTCGAAACGGCACCTGCCCGGCTGGGCGCTGCTCGGCCTGGCGGTGCTCGCGCTGGCCGGGCTGGTCGTCGGCGCCTGGGTGATGACCGAGGGCACCGAGGGCATCCTCGACGAGTTCGGGATCGCCGGCACGGTCTTCGGCGCCACCATCGCCACGCTGGTGCTGACGCTGGAGGACGTCTTCCTCACCGTCGAGCCGGCCCGCCGGGGCACGCCGCTGATCGGCATCGGCAACGTCATCGGGTCGGTCGTGTTCTCGGTGACCGCGAAGCTCGGCATCATCGTGCTCGCGGGGGGCGGGATCGAGGTGACCCCCGACGTCTTCGTCTGGCACCTGCCCGCGCTCGTGCTGCTGGTCGCGTTCTCGACCTACGCGCTGTGGACCGGGCGCCTGCGCCGCTGGCACGGTGTCGTGCTGCTGGCCGCCTACGTCGTCTACTGGATCGTCAGCTTCGTGGTGTTCGGCGTCGTCCCGGCCGACGACGACTGA
- the pqqE gene encoding pyrroloquinoline quinone biosynthesis protein PqqE — protein MTAPAPRPFGLLAELTYRCPLACAYCSNPIELARYDDELGTRDWQRVFTEAAELGVLQCHLSGGEPLLRRDLLELVRTAAGLGLYTNLVTSAIGLSRPRAEALHAAGLDHVQVSVQADEPGTSDRIAGVRSFDRKIEACRLVRELGWPLTVNVVLHRQNIDRVGEIVALVEELQADRVELANTQYYGWAWRNRTALLPGRDQLDRAEEIVAAARERLAGRMEVVHVLPDYHSRYPKPCMGGWAQRQLTVAPDGNALPCPAAQTLPLPPASVRESSLADIWTSAPLFTAYRGESWMQDPCRSCERRELDHGGCRCQAFQLTGDPAATDPVCHLSPEHHLVESAVEVANGPGPVDVELVPRPHR, from the coding sequence GTGACCGCCCCCGCGCCCCGTCCGTTCGGGCTGCTCGCCGAGCTCACCTACCGCTGCCCGCTGGCCTGCGCCTACTGCTCGAACCCGATCGAGCTGGCCCGCTACGACGACGAGCTGGGCACCCGGGACTGGCAACGGGTGTTCACCGAGGCCGCCGAGCTCGGCGTGCTGCAGTGCCACCTCTCCGGCGGGGAACCGCTGCTCCGCCGCGACCTGCTTGAGCTGGTCCGCACCGCGGCCGGGCTCGGGCTCTACACCAACCTCGTGACCAGCGCGATCGGGCTGTCCCGGCCCCGGGCCGAGGCCCTGCACGCGGCCGGGCTCGACCACGTGCAGGTCAGCGTGCAGGCCGACGAGCCGGGGACCTCCGACCGGATCGCCGGCGTGCGGTCCTTCGACCGGAAGATCGAGGCCTGCCGGCTGGTCCGGGAGCTGGGCTGGCCGCTGACGGTCAACGTGGTCCTGCACCGGCAGAACATCGACCGGGTCGGCGAGATCGTCGCCCTGGTCGAGGAGCTGCAGGCCGACCGGGTCGAACTGGCGAACACCCAGTACTACGGCTGGGCCTGGCGGAACCGGACCGCGCTGCTGCCCGGCCGCGACCAGCTGGACCGGGCCGAGGAGATCGTGGCCGCCGCGCGGGAGCGCCTCGCCGGACGGATGGAGGTCGTCCACGTGCTGCCGGACTACCACAGCCGCTACCCCAAACCCTGCATGGGCGGCTGGGCCCAGCGCCAGCTGACCGTCGCCCCGGACGGCAACGCGCTGCCCTGCCCCGCCGCGCAGACCCTGCCGCTGCCGCCGGCCTCGGTGCGTGAGTCCTCGCTCGCCGACATCTGGACCTCGGCCCCGCTGTTCACCGCCTACCGCGGCGAGAGCTGGATGCAGGACCCGTGCCGCAGCTGCGAGCGTCGCGAGCTCGACCACGGCGGCTGCCGCTGCCAGGCGTTCCAGCTCACCGGCGACCCGGCCGCGACCGACCCGGTCTGCCACCTGTCCCCGGAGCACCACCTCGTCGAGTCCGCGGTCGAGGTCGCGAACGGGCCTGGACCGGTGGACGTCGAGCTGGTGCCGCGGCCGCACCGGTGA
- the pqqD gene encoding pyrroloquinoline quinone biosynthesis peptide chaperone PqqD, which translates to MTRHGTTAVPASRHVEGGAMPPITGASRPRLGRYVRMRPDRPTGGWVLLGPETVVVLNVTGHAVLQLCDGEHTVDEIVGTLAAGYDGADTTTVDDQVRDYLTRLAERGLVALS; encoded by the coding sequence GTGACCAGGCACGGGACCACCGCGGTCCCCGCGTCCCGGCACGTCGAGGGAGGCGCGATGCCCCCGATCACCGGTGCGTCCCGGCCGCGGCTGGGTCGCTACGTGCGGATGCGCCCGGACCGGCCCACCGGCGGATGGGTGCTGCTCGGGCCGGAGACGGTCGTCGTCCTCAACGTGACCGGGCACGCGGTGCTGCAGCTGTGCGACGGCGAGCACACCGTCGACGAGATCGTCGGGACACTGGCGGCCGGTTACGACGGCGCGGACACCACGACCGTCGACGACCAGGTGCGGGACTACCTCACCCGGCTCGCCGAGCGTGGTCTGGTCGCGCTCTCGTGA
- the pqqC gene encoding pyrroloquinoline-quinone synthase PqqC, translated as MTATDHRTGTSPEELVARLRAHARSYHSLHPFHLRMNQGTLTPDQIRGWVANRFAYQEAIPLKDAAILANCPDVAVRRRWIRRITDHDGTAADGPQSGGIEAWLRLGQACGLSREEILDRRHVQPGVRFAVDAYVTFARTRPWVEAVASSLTELFAPDLMAERLAAFERYYTWIDGDGLQYFRNRLVQAPRDSEHALEVVTAHCHTIAEQDAAEAALSFKCDVLWAMMDAIDHAYT; from the coding sequence ATGACGGCCACCGACCACCGCACCGGCACCTCCCCCGAGGAACTGGTGGCCCGGCTCCGGGCGCACGCCCGCAGCTACCACAGCCTGCACCCGTTCCACCTGCGGATGAACCAGGGCACGCTGACCCCGGACCAGATCCGCGGCTGGGTCGCGAACCGGTTCGCCTACCAGGAGGCCATCCCGCTCAAGGACGCGGCGATCCTCGCCAACTGCCCGGACGTCGCGGTCCGCCGCCGCTGGATCCGGCGGATCACCGACCACGACGGCACCGCCGCGGACGGCCCGCAGAGCGGCGGCATCGAGGCCTGGCTGCGGCTCGGGCAGGCGTGCGGGCTGTCCCGCGAGGAGATCCTCGACCGGCGGCACGTGCAGCCGGGCGTCCGGTTCGCCGTCGACGCCTACGTCACCTTCGCCCGCACCCGGCCGTGGGTCGAGGCGGTGGCCTCGTCGCTGACCGAGCTGTTCGCGCCCGATCTCATGGCCGAGCGGCTGGCCGCGTTCGAGCGCTACTACACCTGGATCGACGGCGACGGCCTGCAGTACTTCCGCAACCGGCTCGTGCAGGCGCCGCGGGACTCCGAGCACGCACTCGAGGTCGTGACCGCGCACTGCCACACGATCGCGGAACAGGACGCCGCCGAGGCCGCCCTGTCCTTCAAGTGTGACGTGCTCTGGGCCATGATGGACGCGATCGACCATGCCTACACGTGA
- the pqqB gene encoding pyrroloquinoline quinone biosynthesis protein PqqB, with protein MRIRILGSAAGGGFPQWNCGCPGCRAVRDGSRPATPRTQSSIAISPDGRRWWLVNASPDVRTQLADTPALHPVSDRGTPLQGVLLTDAEIDHTLGLVLLREGGGVTLHATASTERTLRAGTGLLDTLERFCPVRWTPVDPGVPHDLGGLRYRAFDVPTGKHDRFGTGTGSGRVVGYRFTDTGSGRSAVYLPGVQELTGAVLDELDGADLLLVDGTTWHDDELVRLGLAAKTAHDMGHLHVGGPGGSLDVLTRPERRLGRVVYVHVNNTNPMLLEDSAERAEVTAAGLTVGTDGLELEV; from the coding sequence GTGCGGATCCGGATTCTGGGCTCGGCGGCGGGTGGTGGGTTCCCGCAGTGGAACTGCGGCTGCCCGGGGTGCCGCGCGGTGCGCGACGGCAGCCGCCCCGCGACGCCGCGCACCCAGTCGTCGATCGCGATCAGCCCGGACGGGCGGCGGTGGTGGCTGGTGAACGCCTCACCGGACGTCCGGACCCAGCTCGCCGACACCCCGGCGCTGCACCCCGTCTCCGACCGTGGCACCCCGCTGCAGGGCGTGCTGCTCACCGACGCCGAGATCGACCACACCCTCGGCCTCGTCCTGCTCCGCGAGGGCGGCGGGGTGACGCTGCACGCCACCGCGTCCACCGAGCGGACGCTGCGTGCCGGCACCGGGCTGCTGGACACCCTCGAACGGTTCTGCCCGGTGCGGTGGACCCCCGTCGACCCCGGGGTCCCGCACGACCTCGGCGGGCTGCGCTACCGCGCCTTCGACGTCCCGACCGGCAAGCACGACCGGTTCGGGACCGGGACCGGCAGCGGGCGCGTCGTCGGCTACCGGTTCACCGACACCGGATCCGGACGGTCCGCGGTGTACCTGCCCGGGGTGCAGGAGCTGACCGGCGCCGTGCTCGACGAGCTCGACGGCGCCGACCTGCTCCTCGTCGACGGCACAACCTGGCACGACGACGAGCTGGTCCGGCTCGGGCTCGCCGCGAAGACCGCGCACGACATGGGCCACCTGCACGTCGGCGGTCCCGGCGGCAGCCTGGACGTGCTCACCCGGCCCGAGCGCCGGCTCGGCCGGGTGGTGTACGTGCACGTCAACAACACGAACCCGATGCTGCTGGAGGACTCGGCCGAACGCGCCGAGGTGACCGCGGCCGGCCTCACGGTCGGCACCGACGGACTGGAACTGGAGGTCTGA
- the pqqA gene encoding pyrroloquinoline quinone precursor peptide PqqA, with the protein MESTTEWEAPEFEEIGCAPEVTMYIARTEA; encoded by the coding sequence GTGGAGTCGACCACCGAGTGGGAGGCACCCGAGTTCGAGGAGATCGGGTGTGCACCCGAGGTGACGATGTACATCGCCCGCACCGAGGCGTGA
- a CDS encoding PQQ-dependent dehydrogenase, methanol/ethanol family, translated as MTDYVDAGEAIPHAQLSNVTGEAPATGNVDHERIRGARSEPENWLTYYGTYDGKRHSDLDQINTGNVRRLTPAWVFQAGAVGMQSGASTYSFEAAPIVVEGVMYVSGPDGKAWAIDARTGQELWRYKHASPYDVSLCCGNVNRGLAVAHGKVYMYTLNAHLIALDARTGKLVWDTVNGDVRAGESGSVAPLVVKDMVICGSAGGEFGVRGHLDAFDAETGERRWRCYTVPKPGEPGSETWPDDGEAWQRGGANCWVTPTYDPELELLFQGTGNPAPDFDGAVRPGDNLYTDSTVAVDVNTGEIRWHYQFTPHDLWDYDSTMENVLFDAPDGRKLLAHADKNGYFFVLDRTNGELVRVFPFVDRITWGEITPEGKVTPKIYPDEEGVPVHFWPGPAGGKEWTHMSYNPQTGLIYIPVQEVGATATRRRREFKESIPYWGAGVAVDIEDFYGFVSAVDPLTGEEKWRWNNEYPMCASNLSTAGGLVFQGTPTGEFVALDAATGEKLWSFQCGSGHHSSPTTFSVDGRQYIAVPTGWGGWIEGFLPGLLGAAAGDALFCFALPES; from the coding sequence ATGACCGACTACGTCGACGCGGGCGAGGCGATCCCGCACGCCCAGCTGAGCAACGTCACCGGGGAGGCTCCGGCCACCGGGAACGTGGACCACGAGCGCATCCGCGGGGCCCGGTCGGAGCCGGAGAACTGGCTCACCTACTACGGCACCTACGACGGCAAGCGGCACAGCGACCTCGACCAGATCAACACCGGAAACGTCCGCCGGCTCACCCCGGCGTGGGTGTTCCAGGCCGGGGCGGTCGGCATGCAGTCCGGGGCCTCGACCTACTCGTTCGAGGCGGCGCCGATCGTCGTCGAGGGCGTCATGTACGTCTCCGGCCCGGACGGCAAGGCCTGGGCGATCGACGCGCGCACCGGTCAGGAGCTGTGGCGCTACAAGCACGCCTCGCCCTACGACGTCTCGCTGTGCTGCGGCAACGTCAACCGCGGTCTCGCCGTGGCCCACGGCAAGGTCTACATGTACACGCTCAACGCCCACCTCATCGCGCTCGACGCGCGGACCGGGAAGCTGGTCTGGGACACCGTGAACGGCGACGTCCGGGCCGGGGAGAGCGGTTCGGTCGCCCCGCTGGTCGTCAAGGACATGGTCATCTGCGGCAGCGCGGGCGGCGAGTTCGGCGTCCGCGGCCACCTCGACGCCTTCGACGCGGAGACCGGCGAGCGCCGCTGGCGCTGCTACACGGTGCCCAAGCCCGGCGAGCCGGGGTCCGAGACCTGGCCGGACGACGGCGAGGCCTGGCAGCGCGGCGGCGCGAACTGCTGGGTCACGCCCACCTACGACCCGGAGCTGGAGCTGCTGTTCCAGGGCACCGGCAACCCGGCACCGGACTTCGACGGCGCGGTGCGGCCCGGCGACAACCTCTACACCGACTCGACGGTCGCGGTGGACGTGAACACCGGCGAGATCCGGTGGCACTACCAGTTCACCCCGCACGACCTGTGGGACTACGACTCCACGATGGAGAACGTGCTGTTCGACGCCCCGGACGGGCGCAAGCTGCTCGCGCACGCGGACAAGAACGGCTACTTCTTCGTGCTCGACCGGACCAACGGCGAGCTGGTGCGGGTCTTCCCGTTCGTCGACCGGATCACCTGGGGCGAGATCACGCCGGAGGGCAAGGTCACGCCCAAGATCTATCCGGACGAGGAGGGCGTCCCCGTGCACTTCTGGCCGGGCCCGGCCGGCGGGAAGGAGTGGACGCACATGTCCTACAACCCGCAGACCGGTCTGATCTACATCCCGGTGCAGGAGGTGGGGGCGACGGCCACCCGCCGCCGTCGCGAGTTCAAGGAGTCGATCCCCTACTGGGGGGCCGGCGTCGCGGTGGACATCGAGGACTTCTACGGCTTCGTCTCCGCCGTCGACCCGCTGACCGGCGAGGAGAAGTGGCGCTGGAACAACGAGTACCCGATGTGCGCGTCGAACCTGTCGACGGCCGGCGGACTGGTGTTCCAGGGCACGCCGACCGGGGAGTTCGTGGCGCTGGACGCCGCCACCGGGGAGAAGCTGTGGTCGTTCCAGTGCGGCAGCGGCCACCACTCCAGCCCGACCACGTTCAGCGTCGACGGCCGGCAGTACATCGCCGTCCCGACCGGCTGGGGCGGCTGGATCGAGGGGTTCCTGCCCGGCCTGCTCGGCGCCGCCGCCGGGGACGCGTTGTTCTGCTTCGCGCTGCCGGAGAGCTGA
- a CDS encoding MSMEG_3727 family PQQ-associated protein — MTTTEGDRAAELAAAGLDGQNRTALGRLINTGSIGYAEEDADGVLRATVRIPEDELRYDPAILILPHGGDIVLTLINDDKNTHCAVLPSNGDPKFIWLVNHAKGTATLNLDGPGTYYYGSASGNDEGRGLTGAIVIGGEVPDHAKLDRPPQPRP; from the coding sequence ATGACGACCACCGAAGGAGACCGCGCGGCCGAACTCGCCGCCGCGGGCCTCGACGGGCAGAACCGGACGGCGCTGGGCCGCCTGATCAACACCGGGAGCATCGGGTACGCCGAGGAGGACGCCGACGGTGTCCTGCGGGCCACCGTCCGGATCCCGGAGGACGAGCTGCGCTACGACCCGGCGATCCTCATCCTCCCGCACGGCGGCGACATCGTGCTGACCCTGATCAACGACGACAAGAACACCCACTGCGCGGTGCTGCCCAGCAACGGGGACCCCAAGTTCATCTGGCTGGTCAACCACGCGAAGGGCACCGCGACCCTCAACCTGGACGGTCCCGGCACCTACTACTACGGCTCGGCCAGCGGCAACGACGAGGGCCGCGGCCTGACCGGCGCCATCGTCATCGGCGGCGAGGTGCCCGACCACGCCAAGCTCGACCGTCCCCCGCAGCCGCGTCCGTGA
- a CDS encoding ribonucleotide-diphosphate reductase subunit beta, translating to MAMIGNFEHFVTLAASLQWDETAIDLSADRAAWPRLGEAERDRVRGLLAGFCIAETAVAGQLGTYREAASDESMAEAFRAQARDEARHARFFDLVAAEVAGVPGANPAERRDALRPQVGSELVDLFEQRLPDTARRLATDHSGLTSAVGLYHMVIEGVVLLAGQHAMLSALDELGVPLPGVHRGMELVLRDERWHIGFGSRIVQSSDIGRDQADQLLEQGEHAAKVWGDLITTEAIETAVRQHRRRLKAAGIKFW from the coding sequence ATGGCCATGATCGGCAACTTCGAGCACTTCGTGACGCTCGCCGCGTCACTGCAGTGGGACGAGACCGCGATCGACCTCTCGGCCGACCGGGCGGCCTGGCCGCGGCTCGGCGAGGCCGAACGCGATCGGGTGCGCGGGCTGCTCGCGGGCTTCTGCATCGCCGAGACGGCGGTGGCCGGGCAGCTCGGCACCTACCGGGAGGCGGCGAGCGACGAGTCGATGGCCGAGGCCTTCCGGGCCCAGGCCCGCGACGAGGCCCGCCACGCCCGGTTCTTCGACCTCGTCGCGGCCGAGGTCGCCGGGGTCCCCGGGGCGAACCCGGCGGAGCGCCGGGACGCGCTGCGCCCGCAGGTCGGGTCCGAGCTGGTCGACCTGTTCGAGCAGCGGCTGCCGGACACCGCGCGACGGCTGGCCACCGACCACAGCGGCCTGACCTCGGCGGTCGGGCTCTACCACATGGTGATCGAGGGCGTGGTCCTGCTGGCCGGTCAGCACGCGATGCTGTCCGCCCTGGACGAGCTCGGGGTCCCGCTGCCGGGCGTGCACCGGGGCATGGAACTCGTCCTGCGCGACGAGCGCTGGCACATCGGGTTCGGCTCCCGCATCGTGCAGAGCTCCGACATCGGCCGGGACCAGGCCGACCAGCTCCTCGAGCAGGGCGAGCACGCCGCGAAGGTCTGGGGCGACCTCATCACGACCGAGGCCATCGAGACCGCGGTCCGCCAGCACCGGCGCCGGCTCAAGGCGGCCGGCATCAAGTTCTGGTGA
- the rd gene encoding rubredoxin, with amino-acid sequence MSPAAATARLWICEPCGFVYDPAEGDPDGGIEPGTAFEDIPEDWMCPICGATKADFRELEPGDAIPGG; translated from the coding sequence GTGAGCCCGGCCGCCGCGACGGCCCGGCTGTGGATCTGCGAGCCGTGCGGTTTCGTCTACGACCCCGCCGAGGGCGACCCGGACGGCGGCATCGAGCCGGGGACGGCCTTCGAGGACATCCCCGAGGACTGGATGTGCCCGATCTGCGGCGCCACGAAGGCGGACTTCCGGGAACTCGAGCCGGGCGACGCGATCCCCGGCGGGTGA